A window from Acidimicrobiales bacterium encodes these proteins:
- a CDS encoding histidine kinase produces the protein MTDLALGLAAVVAAVSTGVSGILLVPTRSRTAGVLLMVGAAGVLVSVALFFADARDAAEVTVTASVALVMAMALLAYPRASVRHAVEYCAWAVVVAAGLITTAWAFDPSTTLTMSAVIGTTVVGHAWWAADTGDEADRQAVLWLALGAGTTGLLLLLLGLVFGAVGGFVGILLLAVVGPTMVIGVRRPSLADVRSLLVEAVVFGVIVLAYVSAFVGVLGVFSMFGWTEPSEGAYAFLGAALAVGFHPLRVVLRGLIDELLFGDRPDPLAAASSVADRIGDDPVLALRAIREALVLPYAAISVDGEELATSGTQVTDTRRFALSLGSDSTGELVVGLRPGDLTLPAGDAQVLQIVAPLLAQTLRASALSEELKESRGAAIAAIEEERRRLRRDLHDGLGPTLSGIALTADAARNTIASDPAGADALLRGLRADAAAAVGDIRRLVYAMRPPALDELGLVPALRQQVASARTADGRPMQVTVAAPELPQLPAAVEVAAYRIATEAVTNSARHSGTDRAWVRLERDGDLLGLTVRDEGAAQREWVAGVGLSSMRERAAEVGGTLEVTTDERGSLVTALLPLG, from the coding sequence GTGACCGACCTGGCCCTCGGGCTCGCGGCCGTCGTGGCGGCCGTCTCCACAGGGGTCAGCGGGATCCTGCTGGTCCCGACGCGGAGTCGGACCGCAGGTGTGCTGCTCATGGTGGGCGCCGCCGGGGTCCTCGTCTCGGTGGCGCTCTTCTTCGCCGACGCACGCGACGCCGCCGAGGTGACAGTCACCGCCTCAGTGGCGCTCGTCATGGCGATGGCGTTGCTCGCCTACCCCCGGGCGAGTGTCCGCCACGCCGTCGAGTACTGCGCCTGGGCGGTCGTCGTCGCGGCGGGGCTCATCACGACGGCCTGGGCCTTCGACCCCTCCACGACGCTGACGATGAGCGCCGTCATCGGCACCACCGTCGTCGGGCACGCCTGGTGGGCGGCCGACACCGGCGACGAGGCCGACCGTCAGGCGGTGCTCTGGTTGGCGCTCGGCGCCGGCACCACGGGACTGCTCCTCCTGCTCCTCGGCCTCGTCTTCGGAGCGGTGGGGGGGTTCGTCGGCATCCTCCTCCTCGCCGTCGTGGGCCCGACGATGGTGATCGGGGTGCGCCGGCCGAGTCTGGCCGACGTCCGGTCGCTCCTCGTGGAGGCCGTCGTGTTCGGGGTGATCGTCCTCGCCTATGTCTCGGCCTTCGTCGGCGTGCTCGGGGTCTTCTCGATGTTCGGTTGGACCGAGCCGTCCGAGGGCGCCTACGCCTTCCTGGGTGCGGCCCTCGCCGTGGGGTTCCACCCCCTCCGGGTGGTGCTGCGGGGACTGATCGACGAGTTGCTCTTCGGGGACCGGCCAGACCCGCTCGCGGCGGCATCCTCCGTCGCCGACCGCATCGGTGACGATCCCGTGCTGGCCCTCCGGGCGATCCGCGAGGCGCTGGTGCTGCCCTATGCCGCCATCTCCGTCGACGGCGAGGAGCTCGCCACCTCGGGGACCCAGGTCACCGACACGCGACGGTTCGCGCTCTCGCTCGGGAGCGACTCGACCGGCGAGCTCGTCGTCGGTCTCCGCCCTGGCGACCTGACGCTGCCCGCCGGCGATGCACAGGTGCTGCAGATCGTGGCTCCGCTGCTCGCCCAGACGCTCCGCGCCAGCGCGCTCAGCGAGGAGCTCAAGGAGTCACGGGGAGCGGCGATCGCCGCCATCGAAGAGGAGCGCCGGAGGCTGCGTCGCGATCTGCACGACGGGCTCGGCCCGACGCTGTCCGGCATCGCGCTCACCGCGGACGCCGCCCGGAACACGATCGCCTCGGACCCCGCCGGCGCCGATGCGTTGCTGCGCGGCCTGCGAGCGGACGCCGCAGCGGCGGTCGGCGACATCCGGCGGCTCGTGTACGCCATGCGACCGCCCGCCCTGGACGAGCTGGGGCTCGTCCCGGCGCTGCGCCAACAGGTCGCGTCGGCGCGAACCGCGGACGGCCGGCCGATGCAGGTGACCGTGGCCGCGCCCGAGCTTCCCCAGCTCCCCGCCGCGGTCGAGGTCGCCGCCTACCGCATCGCCACCGAAGCCGTCACCAACTCGGCCCGCCACAGCGGCACCGACCGGGCGTGGGTCCGGCTCGAACGCGACGGCGACCTGCTCGGGTTGACGGTCCGCGACGAAGGGGCGGCGCAGCGTGAGTGGGTGGCCGGGGTCGGGCTCTCCTCGATGCGCGAGCGGGCCGCCGAGGTCGGCGGGACGCTCGAGGTGACCACCGACGAACGCGGGTCTCTCGTGACCGCCCTCCTGCCCCTGGGCTGA
- a CDS encoding response regulator transcription factor translates to MADPPIRILVADDHPVVRGGLVAMLRTIPGFEVVGEASDGDDAMRLADELSPDVVLMDVRMPGIDGIDATRRIRERSADCRVLILTMYDDDATVFTAMQAGAQGYLLKESEQEDIVRAVRGVVAGEAIFGPGVAARILGYFGNPPPSAPAEYPFPELTDRERTVLDLLAQGRRTAEIAAELFLSPKTISNHLTVIFTKLQVADRGAAIVRARERGLGASP, encoded by the coding sequence ATGGCCGACCCGCCGATCCGGATCCTCGTCGCCGACGACCATCCGGTCGTCCGAGGTGGGCTCGTGGCCATGCTCCGGACGATCCCCGGCTTCGAGGTGGTCGGCGAGGCGTCCGACGGCGACGACGCGATGCGGTTGGCCGACGAACTGAGCCCCGACGTCGTGCTGATGGACGTCCGGATGCCGGGCATCGACGGGATCGACGCCACCCGCCGGATCCGGGAGCGGTCGGCCGACTGCCGCGTGCTGATCCTCACCATGTACGACGACGACGCCACGGTCTTCACGGCGATGCAGGCCGGAGCGCAGGGCTACCTCCTCAAGGAGTCCGAGCAGGAGGACATCGTGCGGGCGGTGCGAGGCGTCGTCGCCGGCGAGGCGATCTTCGGTCCCGGGGTGGCGGCCCGGATCCTCGGCTACTTCGGGAACCCTCCTCCGTCCGCGCCGGCCGAGTACCCGTTCCCGGAGCTCACCGACCGAGAGCGCACGGTCCTGGACCTCCTGGCCCAGGGACGTCGAACCGCCGAGATCGCCGCGGAGCTGTTCCTGTCACCCAAGACGATCAGCAACCACCTCACCGTGATCTTCACCAAGCTCCAGGTGGCCGATCGGGGAGCGGCGATCGTGCGCGCCCGCGAGCGCGGCCTGGGAGCCTCGCCGTGA
- a CDS encoding Brp/Blh family beta-carotene 15,15'-dioxygenase, translating into MTDLLVPFAIRPTRSSSPSSERVVTLPPIDLRSPAVFWSVVTTTLAVAAVASVWSPPDWLSLTAFVVVIAVLGIPHGAADHLVIEAIDGRRHGARRRFVARYLLAMAAVAIVWSVAPGFALAVFLAMSVHHFGQSDLAYLRLPGRRQVLLQWSRGLFLVGLPIVAHLAAVSPGVERLGGGDPSSWPWLADHWWLWSVLLVGQHLVIGAAIAHQAADRSFAARETVTVAALTFVFLLVDPLLGFAVYFGLWHSLGHLFVLTDLLGSEPPSARSVARFAAPLIALSLVGLAALAGGALVAGRVEALLPLAVVAAAMLTAPHMAVVERLWRR; encoded by the coding sequence ATGACCGACCTCCTCGTCCCCTTCGCGATCCGGCCCACCCGATCGTCGTCGCCGTCGTCGGAGCGCGTCGTCACGCTTCCGCCGATCGACCTCCGGTCACCGGCGGTCTTCTGGTCGGTCGTCACCACCACCCTCGCGGTCGCCGCCGTCGCATCGGTCTGGTCGCCCCCGGACTGGCTGTCGCTCACCGCCTTCGTCGTCGTGATCGCCGTTCTCGGCATCCCGCACGGTGCCGCCGACCACCTCGTCATCGAGGCGATCGACGGGCGCCGCCACGGTGCACGCCGTCGCTTCGTCGCCCGGTACCTGCTCGCCATGGCGGCCGTCGCCATCGTGTGGTCGGTCGCGCCGGGGTTCGCGCTCGCCGTGTTCCTGGCGATGTCGGTGCACCACTTCGGCCAGTCCGACCTCGCCTACCTGCGGCTGCCCGGCCGCCGCCAAGTCCTTCTCCAGTGGTCCCGGGGCCTGTTCCTCGTCGGACTGCCGATCGTCGCTCACCTCGCCGCAGTCTCCCCCGGCGTCGAACGGCTCGGAGGTGGCGATCCGTCGAGCTGGCCCTGGCTCGCCGATCACTGGTGGCTGTGGTCGGTGTTGCTCGTCGGTCAGCACCTCGTGATCGGGGCCGCGATCGCCCACCAGGCCGCCGATCGCTCGTTCGCAGCACGCGAAACGGTCACGGTGGCGGCGTTGACGTTCGTGTTCCTGCTCGTCGACCCGCTGCTCGGCTTCGCCGTCTACTTCGGGCTGTGGCACTCCCTCGGCCACCTCTTCGTACTCACCGACCTCCTCGGGTCCGAGCCACCGTCGGCGCGCTCGGTCGCCCGCTTCGCAGCCCCACTGATCGCCCTTTCGCTCGTCGGGCTCGCCGCCCTGGCCGGGGGTGCCCTCGTCGCCGGCCGGGTCGAGGCGTTGCTCCCACTCGCTGTCGTCGCCGCCGCGATGTTGACCGCTCCCCACATGGCCGTCGTCGAACGGCTCTGGCGCCGCTGA
- a CDS encoding DoxX family protein, which produces MVENVDVPCPVVLVVLTLVSGLSFLYYGSGVLSRTELKDEFERYGLPGFRRLVGLLEILGGTAVMLGLAFAPLGAVAAAGLTTMMALGLIVRLRIHDPPRLMVPAASLGALNAVLVVLFLTQ; this is translated from the coding sequence GTGGTCGAGAACGTCGACGTACCGTGCCCGGTGGTCCTGGTGGTGTTGACGCTCGTCTCGGGGCTGTCGTTCCTCTACTACGGGTCCGGGGTCCTGTCCCGCACTGAGCTGAAGGACGAGTTCGAACGGTACGGACTGCCTGGCTTTCGTCGACTGGTGGGCCTCTTGGAGATCCTCGGCGGAACAGCGGTCATGCTCGGCTTGGCCTTCGCGCCGCTGGGGGCCGTCGCCGCGGCCGGGCTCACGACGATGATGGCCCTCGGGCTGATCGTGCGCCTCAGGATCCACGACCCACCGCGTCTCATGGTGCCCGCCGCGTCACTCGGCGCTCTCAACGCCGTGCTCGTCGTGCTCTTCCTCACGCAGTGA
- a CDS encoding DUF86 domain-containing protein codes for MSRSDDERIADIVEAAEQISIVVARGRDAWNADRFAQLAVERLLEIVGESARAMTEVARARHPAVPWTDIIGLRTVLAHHYHRVDPAQVWSIASIEIPKLAANLVEVT; via the coding sequence GTGAGCCGATCTGACGATGAGCGGATCGCCGACATCGTCGAAGCTGCAGAGCAGATCTCGATCGTGGTTGCCCGCGGTCGTGATGCATGGAACGCGGACCGCTTCGCGCAGCTCGCGGTCGAGCGACTGCTGGAGATCGTCGGCGAGTCTGCTCGGGCGATGACCGAGGTCGCGCGGGCTCGGCACCCCGCTGTCCCGTGGACCGACATCATCGGGCTGCGGACCGTGCTCGCCCACCACTATCACCGTGTCGACCCGGCACAGGTCTGGTCCATCGCGTCGATCGAGATCCCCAAGCTGGCCGCCAACCTGGTGGAAGTCACCTGA
- a CDS encoding nucleotidyltransferase family protein, whose amino-acid sequence MSVVDTTSPLGALVVRHRDEIIELAARHGARNVRVFGSVARGEPGEQSDIDLLVDFESGSSLFDLLHLTEELEQLLNRRVDVVSTGGLKERDQRILSEALHL is encoded by the coding sequence ATGTCCGTCGTTGACACGACCTCACCGCTGGGGGCGCTCGTCGTCCGGCACCGTGACGAGATCATCGAGCTCGCCGCGCGGCATGGCGCGCGCAACGTCCGGGTGTTCGGGAGCGTGGCGCGAGGTGAGCCCGGCGAGCAGAGCGACATCGACCTGCTCGTCGACTTCGAGTCGGGGAGCTCGCTGTTCGACCTGTTGCACCTCACCGAGGAGCTCGAGCAACTGCTGAACCGCCGTGTCGACGTCGTCTCGACCGGTGGTCTCAAGGAGCGCGATCAGCGGATTCTGTCCGAGGCACTCCACTTGTGA
- a CDS encoding type II toxin-antitoxin system prevent-host-death family antitoxin, producing the protein MKTVGIRALKQNASAVVADAASGEVVTITDRGRAVAQLIPLPEGHVDALLAARRARGPKRSLADLGTPPKRKRGQRELSAVLDEMRDEERF; encoded by the coding sequence ATGAAGACCGTAGGCATCCGAGCACTCAAGCAGAACGCATCCGCAGTCGTGGCCGATGCCGCCTCGGGTGAGGTCGTGACCATCACCGATCGGGGCCGAGCGGTCGCGCAACTGATCCCGCTTCCCGAGGGGCACGTCGACGCCCTGTTGGCTGCCCGGCGAGCAAGAGGACCGAAGCGGTCACTCGCCGATCTCGGAACACCCCCGAAACGCAAGCGAGGACAACGCGAGCTCTCGGCGGTCCTCGACGAGATGCGCGATGAGGAGCGTTTCTAG
- a CDS encoding type II toxin-antitoxin system VapC family toxin, producing the protein MAFYLDTSAAVKLVVSEAGSRALSRWAGEHADDVVSSDLLRTELLRATRRGAPEQMPRARAVLDSITLLSLPAETFERAAELEPLLLRSLDAIHLAAALELGDELDGIVTYDDRLSDAAELLGVTVLSPS; encoded by the coding sequence GTGGCCTTCTATCTGGACACGTCGGCCGCCGTGAAGCTGGTGGTGTCCGAGGCTGGGTCGCGAGCCCTGAGCCGGTGGGCCGGCGAGCACGCGGACGACGTCGTCTCGAGCGACCTGCTCCGGACGGAGCTCCTGCGCGCGACCCGCCGCGGCGCGCCGGAGCAGATGCCTCGAGCGCGGGCCGTGCTGGACTCGATCACCCTTCTCAGCCTTCCGGCCGAGACCTTCGAACGGGCTGCCGAGCTCGAGCCCTTGCTGCTCAGGAGCCTCGACGCGATCCACCTCGCAGCAGCGCTCGAGCTCGGAGACGAGCTCGACGGCATCGTCACCTACGACGACCGCCTGTCAGACGCCGCGGAGCTGCTCGGCGTCACGGTCCTCTCACCGTCCTGA